The Clostridia bacterium sequence TTTGCTCCGAAGGACTTCGCCGCTTCGCCCTGGAACTTGTGCTTCGCGAGCACGACTATTCGTGCCTTGCCGCCCAGCGCTCGTATGGCCGCCACGGCAGAGAGGCCAATGACTCCGCACCCGATGATGAGAGCAGTGGAATCGTCGGCGGGGAAGTTGCGCATCACTGGATGGAGGGACGAACAGAACGCATCAACCAGCACTGCGTCTTCGAACGACACGTTTGCTGGCAGCGGGATCAACTGGGAGTAATGGGCAACGAACTCCTCACTCCATCCGCCTCCGGTATCGCGGCAGGTGCCGATGGAGAATCCAGGCGACACCGATCCATCGGTGAAGTGGGTGCAGAGGGAGTAATCCCCCTTGGCGCAGTTCTCGCACACCGGGCGGATTCCCCGCGGAACGCACCAAAGGATAGGGTCGACTAGCACGCGGGTTCCTGTGGAGGCTACTCCTGCGAGGCGTTCTGCTGCAACCGGACCCATCTCGCCCACATACCCGCAGTTCTCGTGGCCAATGGTGAACGGGAACGACGAAAACGGAGAAGTGGACGGGGAGTCGTGCAGCAGGATAAGGTTCTTATCACTGCCGCAGAACCCTGCGTAGCGCGTCTTAACTCGCACCCACTCGGGTGTAGGCAACGCAGGGGGTTGGACATCCCTGTAGGCAATGTTCGACAGTGAATCATAGTAGGCCTTGCGGCTCAGCGAGCCAGCTGCCCTGGAGTAGATCCACTTCGAAACCTGGCCATCGAATTGAACCGCCTTCATTGAATCAGTCCCATGTCCTTTCCGTGCTTGCGCAGAAGACTGAGGGCGAAATCGATGTCTTCGTCAGTATGTCCAGCCGTGACGTTCGCTCTCAGGCGGCAGGTGTTGGCTGGCACCGCTGGATGCAGGATGGGGGATACGAACATCCCATCCCTATGCAGCCTGGTGGTGAGCTCGAGAGTGGGTTCCGGCTTACCGATTATGATGGGGATGACGCAGCTCTTAGTGTTCAGGGTATCGTATCCCATCTCGTTGAGCCCGCCAACGAACCGTTCGATGTTATGGCGTACTGCGGCTATGAGCTGCGGCTCATCCTCGATCACCTCGAGCGCCGCGGTTACTGCGGCGACTGCCGCTGGAGGAAGCGCCGCCGAGAACACGAATCCGCGGGCGTTGTGCCGCAGGAACTGGATCAGGTCTTCATTGCCGGCGACAAACCCGCCTACTGCAGGAAGGGTTTTCGAAAGCGAGCCCGACAGCATCTCCACATCGCCAGGGGCCATGTGGAAGTACTCCATGATTCCATGGCCTGTCTTGCCAAGCACTCCCAGAGAATGGGCCTCATCGACTATCAGCCATGCGCCATACTCCTTGCACAGCGAAACCAGATCAGGAAGGGGGCATACGTCTCCATCCATACTGTACACGGCGTCCACGATCACGAGCTTGCCCTCGAATCTGTCCTTGTCTGCCTCTAGCTTGTGCCTGAGATCGTCCAGATCGTTGTGCTTGAATCTCTGGAACTCTGCTTGCGAAAGAAGGCAGCCGTCGATGATGCTTGCGTGGCTGAGCTTGTCGGTGATGACCACGTCTCTGCGCCCTAGGAGCGTGGAGATGGTGGACACATTAGCAACATACCCGGAGCTATAGGCGATTGCATCTTCTGTTCCGAGAAAACTCGCGATCTTTCGCTCGCATTCCACATGGACCGCGGTGGTGCCAGCGAGGATTCGAACTCCGTGAGTGCCGGTTCCGAAGCGGTCCAAAGCCTCGCGTGCTTTCTGCTGTACCTTGGGGTGTTTTAGAAGCCCGAGGTAACTGTAGGATGAGAACATGACCATGCGCCGCCCTGCGATTACCACATGGGCGCTATCTAGCTCATCTACCTGCTGCAGGTAGTAGTACTGCCCCTTGTTCTTGATCTCATGGTACTCCCTAAGGCCGAGATCAATACGATCCTGAAACACACCCACGATGATCCCTCCCAGATGCAGTGTTCACATATTTGTGCACACACACATATTACTACCTGAGCCAGTCGGGTGTCAACGAGGCAAGGCGACGTGGCGACGTGGCGACGAT is a genomic window containing:
- a CDS encoding zinc-binding dehydrogenase; its protein translation is MKAVQFDGQVSKWIYSRAAGSLSRKAYYDSLSNIAYRDVQPPALPTPEWVRVKTRYAGFCGSDKNLILLHDSPSTSPFSSFPFTIGHENCGYVGEMGPVAAERLAGVASTGTRVLVDPILWCVPRGIRPVCENCAKGDYSLCTHFTDGSVSPGFSIGTCRDTGGGWSEEFVAHYSQLIPLPANVSFEDAVLVDAFCSSLHPVMRNFPADDSTALIIGCGVIGLSAVAAIRALGGKARIVVLAKHKFQGEAAKSFGANEVVYMRRDSDYYAELAQVLGAALLKPMMGKRVVNGGADIVFDCVGSSTSIDDALRFTKPRGTMALVGLASFPKGVDWTPIWLKEVQVRGSFWCSTEEFEGSRMRTYEVAVELVKSGRVRLSPLLTHKFKLADYKRAIEANMNIRESQVIKSVFEF
- a CDS encoding pyridoxal phosphate-dependent aminotransferase family protein, which codes for MGVFQDRIDLGLREYHEIKNKGQYYYLQQVDELDSAHVVIAGRRMVMFSSYSYLGLLKHPKVQQKAREALDRFGTGTHGVRILAGTTAVHVECERKIASFLGTEDAIAYSSGYVANVSTISTLLGRRDVVITDKLSHASIIDGCLLSQAEFQRFKHNDLDDLRHKLEADKDRFEGKLVIVDAVYSMDGDVCPLPDLVSLCKEYGAWLIVDEAHSLGVLGKTGHGIMEYFHMAPGDVEMLSGSLSKTLPAVGGFVAGNEDLIQFLRHNARGFVFSAALPPAAVAAVTAALEVIEDEPQLIAAVRHNIERFVGGLNEMGYDTLNTKSCVIPIIIGKPEPTLELTTRLHRDGMFVSPILHPAVPANTCRLRANVTAGHTDEDIDFALSLLRKHGKDMGLIQ